One stretch of Juglans microcarpa x Juglans regia isolate MS1-56 chromosome 3D, Jm3101_v1.0, whole genome shotgun sequence DNA includes these proteins:
- the LOC121255696 gene encoding glucose-6-phosphate 1-dehydrogenase, chloroplastic-like isoform X1 gives MATLSSTHCRSYSPLPSSSCASSSSSSCSKLGHRQRVSVSSVPKRCLAVKVYCVQSQTSSAGRMQDVGVGAMATTATPIENETPFKKLKDGLLSVPSSVEYNEAVAFDINEKEPAVSITVVGASGDLAKKKIFPALFALFYEDCLPKHFTVYGYARSKMTDAELRNMVSKTLTCRIDKRENCSEKMEQFLKRCFYHSGQYDSQENFAELDKKLKEREGGRVSNRLFYLSIPPNIFIDSVRCASLSASSGNGWTRVIVEKPFGRDSESSAALTKALKQYLEEDQIFRIDHYLGKELVENLSVLRFSNLIFEPLWSRQYIRNVQLIFSEDFGTEGRGGYFDNYGIIRDIMQNHLLQILALFAMETPVSLAAEDIRNEKVKVLRSMRPLQLENVVVGQYKSHTKGGVTYPAYTDDNTVPKDSLTPTFAAAALFIDNARWDGVPFLMKAGKALQTKRAEIRVQFRHVPGNLYNRNFGTDLDRATNELVIRVQPDEAIYLKINNKVPGLGMRLDRSNLNLHYAARYSKEIPDAYERLLLDAIEGERRLFIRSDELDAAWALFTPLLKELEEKKIIPEYYPHGSRGPVGAHYLAARYNVRWGDFGADQ, from the exons ATGGCGACCCTTTCCTCAACACATTGCCGTTCATATTCGCCGTTACCATCATCTTCGTGTgcgtcttcttcttcatcttcatgtTCTAAACTCGGTCATCGTCAGAGGGTATCGGTCTCTTCGGTTCCTAAACGCTGTCTTGCGGTTAAGGTCTACTGCGTACAATCCCAAACGAGTTCTGCGGGCCGCATGCAAGATG TGGGTGTAGGTGCAATGGCAACCACAGCAACGCCAATTGAAAATGAGACCCCTTTCAAGAAACTGAAGGATGGGTTGTTGTCAGTTCCATCTTCAGTCGAGTATAATGAGGCAGTGGCATTTGATATCAACGAAAAAGAGCCTGCTGTTAGCATTACTGTGGTTGGGGCCTCTGGGGACCTTGCCAAGAAAAAGATATTTCCTGCACTTTTTGCACTATTTTATGAGGATTGTCTCCCCAAG CACTTTACTGTGTATGGTTATGCTCGGAGTAAGATGACTGATGCTGAACTTAGAAACATGGTTAGCAAGACCCTTACTTGCAGAATTGATAAGAG GGAGAACTGCAGTGAAAAGATGGAGCAATTTCTTAAAAGATGTTTCTACCATTCCGGACAGTATGATTCACAGGAAAACTTTGCAGAGCTAGACAAGAAGCTGAAGGAGCGTGAG GGTGGAAGGGTGTCTAATCGCCTATTCTATCTATCCATTCCTCCGAATATATTTATAGATTCTGTAAGATGTGCTAGCTTGTCAGCTTCATCTGGTAATGGGTGGACTAGGGTCATTGTGGAAAAACCCTTTGGTCGGGATTCAGAATCCTCAGCTGCTTTGACAAAAGCTCTCAAACAGTACCTAGAAGAGGATCAAATATTCAG GATAGACCACTATCTGGGGAAGGAGCTTGTAGAAAACCTATCAGTTCTCCGGTTTTCTAATCTCATTTTTGAGCCACTATGGTCAAGGCAATATATACGGAATGTACAGTTGATATTCTCTGAGGATTTTGGCACTGAAGGACGTGGAGG GTACTTCGACAACTATGGGATAATAAGAGACATAATGCAGAATCATCTGCTTCAAATACTAGCCCTATTTGCCATGGAAACGCCAGTTAGTTTGGCTGCCGAAGATATTAGAAATGAAAAG GTCAAAGTTTTACGTTCAATGAGGCCATTACAACTAGAAAATGTGGTCGTAGGGCAATACAAGAGTCACACAAAAGGAGGTGTTACCTACCCTGCCTACACCGATGACAATACCGTACCCAAGGACAGCTTAACTCCAACATTTGCTGCAGCTGCCCTCTTCATAGATAATGCAAGATGGGATGGGGTGCCTTTTCTAATGAAGGCTGGGAAAGCATTACAAACCAAGAG GGCTGAGATAAGGGTACAATTTAGGCACGTGCCGGGTAATTTATATAACCGGAACTTTGGGACAGATCTTGATCGAGCAACAAATGAGCTTGTTATTCGAGTGCAGCCTGATGAAGCTATTTATTTAAAGATCAATAACAAGGTCCCTGGTTTGGGTATGAGATTGGACCGAAGTAATCTGAATCTTCATTATGCAGCAAg ATATTCAAAGGAGATTCCAGATGCTTATGAGAGGCTTCTCCTGGATGCTATAGAAGGGGAAAGAAGGCTGTTTATCCGGAGCGATGAACTGGATGCTGCTTGGGCGCTTTTCACACCTCTGTTAAAAGAGCTCGAAGAGAAGAAGATTATCCCAGAATATTATCCGCACGGGAGCCGAGGACCTGTTGGGGCCCACTATCTTGCCGCAAGATACAATGTCCGGTGGGGTGACTTCGGTGCAGATCAATGA
- the LOC121255696 gene encoding glucose-6-phosphate 1-dehydrogenase, chloroplastic-like isoform X2 translates to MATLSSTHCRSYSPLPSSSCASSSSSSCSKLGHRQRVSVSSVPKRCLAVKVYCVQSQTSSAGRMQDGAMATTATPIENETPFKKLKDGLLSVPSSVEYNEAVAFDINEKEPAVSITVVGASGDLAKKKIFPALFALFYEDCLPKHFTVYGYARSKMTDAELRNMVSKTLTCRIDKRENCSEKMEQFLKRCFYHSGQYDSQENFAELDKKLKEREGGRVSNRLFYLSIPPNIFIDSVRCASLSASSGNGWTRVIVEKPFGRDSESSAALTKALKQYLEEDQIFRIDHYLGKELVENLSVLRFSNLIFEPLWSRQYIRNVQLIFSEDFGTEGRGGYFDNYGIIRDIMQNHLLQILALFAMETPVSLAAEDIRNEKVKVLRSMRPLQLENVVVGQYKSHTKGGVTYPAYTDDNTVPKDSLTPTFAAAALFIDNARWDGVPFLMKAGKALQTKRAEIRVQFRHVPGNLYNRNFGTDLDRATNELVIRVQPDEAIYLKINNKVPGLGMRLDRSNLNLHYAARYSKEIPDAYERLLLDAIEGERRLFIRSDELDAAWALFTPLLKELEEKKIIPEYYPHGSRGPVGAHYLAARYNVRWGDFGADQ, encoded by the exons ATGGCGACCCTTTCCTCAACACATTGCCGTTCATATTCGCCGTTACCATCATCTTCGTGTgcgtcttcttcttcatcttcatgtTCTAAACTCGGTCATCGTCAGAGGGTATCGGTCTCTTCGGTTCCTAAACGCTGTCTTGCGGTTAAGGTCTACTGCGTACAATCCCAAACGAGTTCTGCGGGCCGCATGCAAGATG GTGCAATGGCAACCACAGCAACGCCAATTGAAAATGAGACCCCTTTCAAGAAACTGAAGGATGGGTTGTTGTCAGTTCCATCTTCAGTCGAGTATAATGAGGCAGTGGCATTTGATATCAACGAAAAAGAGCCTGCTGTTAGCATTACTGTGGTTGGGGCCTCTGGGGACCTTGCCAAGAAAAAGATATTTCCTGCACTTTTTGCACTATTTTATGAGGATTGTCTCCCCAAG CACTTTACTGTGTATGGTTATGCTCGGAGTAAGATGACTGATGCTGAACTTAGAAACATGGTTAGCAAGACCCTTACTTGCAGAATTGATAAGAG GGAGAACTGCAGTGAAAAGATGGAGCAATTTCTTAAAAGATGTTTCTACCATTCCGGACAGTATGATTCACAGGAAAACTTTGCAGAGCTAGACAAGAAGCTGAAGGAGCGTGAG GGTGGAAGGGTGTCTAATCGCCTATTCTATCTATCCATTCCTCCGAATATATTTATAGATTCTGTAAGATGTGCTAGCTTGTCAGCTTCATCTGGTAATGGGTGGACTAGGGTCATTGTGGAAAAACCCTTTGGTCGGGATTCAGAATCCTCAGCTGCTTTGACAAAAGCTCTCAAACAGTACCTAGAAGAGGATCAAATATTCAG GATAGACCACTATCTGGGGAAGGAGCTTGTAGAAAACCTATCAGTTCTCCGGTTTTCTAATCTCATTTTTGAGCCACTATGGTCAAGGCAATATATACGGAATGTACAGTTGATATTCTCTGAGGATTTTGGCACTGAAGGACGTGGAGG GTACTTCGACAACTATGGGATAATAAGAGACATAATGCAGAATCATCTGCTTCAAATACTAGCCCTATTTGCCATGGAAACGCCAGTTAGTTTGGCTGCCGAAGATATTAGAAATGAAAAG GTCAAAGTTTTACGTTCAATGAGGCCATTACAACTAGAAAATGTGGTCGTAGGGCAATACAAGAGTCACACAAAAGGAGGTGTTACCTACCCTGCCTACACCGATGACAATACCGTACCCAAGGACAGCTTAACTCCAACATTTGCTGCAGCTGCCCTCTTCATAGATAATGCAAGATGGGATGGGGTGCCTTTTCTAATGAAGGCTGGGAAAGCATTACAAACCAAGAG GGCTGAGATAAGGGTACAATTTAGGCACGTGCCGGGTAATTTATATAACCGGAACTTTGGGACAGATCTTGATCGAGCAACAAATGAGCTTGTTATTCGAGTGCAGCCTGATGAAGCTATTTATTTAAAGATCAATAACAAGGTCCCTGGTTTGGGTATGAGATTGGACCGAAGTAATCTGAATCTTCATTATGCAGCAAg ATATTCAAAGGAGATTCCAGATGCTTATGAGAGGCTTCTCCTGGATGCTATAGAAGGGGAAAGAAGGCTGTTTATCCGGAGCGATGAACTGGATGCTGCTTGGGCGCTTTTCACACCTCTGTTAAAAGAGCTCGAAGAGAAGAAGATTATCCCAGAATATTATCCGCACGGGAGCCGAGGACCTGTTGGGGCCCACTATCTTGCCGCAAGATACAATGTCCGGTGGGGTGACTTCGGTGCAGATCAATGA